Part of the Dehalogenimonas sp. THU2 genome, GATAACCAGAGGGGCATTTTCATCCCGCTCGGACGCCCAGGCCGGTATGCCGGACAGGTCCAGCATCTCCAGCATGGTGGTGAACGACAGTTCCGCCCCCAATGAGAAGCCGACGATATCGAATTCTTTCACCGGGCGGTGGTTTTCCAGGGTAAGCAGGCTCAGGCCCTGTTCCCGTATCGCCGTGGCCATATCTGACCACGGCATATAAACACGTTCGGCCAGGGCATCGGCGCGGCGGCCTATGATTTCGTATAGAATCGGCAGTGATAGGTTGGCCATGCCCACTTCGTAAAGATCTGGAAAGGCCAGCGCCACCTTTACGGGTGTCTGCCTGAAGTCTTTGATGACGGCGTTCCACTCCCCACCGGTGTAGCGGGCTGGTTTTTGAACCTTATTTAAGATAGCGTCGGGATAACCCAAAATTGTCTCCTCGTTGTTTAAATCCAAAGCGCCGATCTTAAAAACAGTTTTAGATTTTGCATTTTGGTCATTTAAACTTGTTTAGTGCTTAGAAATTAGGATTTAGTATTTTTATCAAGTTCACTGAGCTGGAACACCATTCCATCCCTCGCGGCGATGACCTTAATTCCCGTCCTGTTCGTCATCCCCTCCGCCGCTTCCCACGGATGCGCGCGCCAGACGTTCATGCCGAAGTGGGTCAGGATAGCCGCTTTTGGTTTGATTCCGGCGATGATCTTCTCGGCGTCATCCAGCGTCAGGTGGTCCACGGTCGGCCTGGGTTCGGTCAGTACCACGTTGATGATCAGCAGGTCGGCTTTATAGGTGTCGATCAGCCCATCGAAGTACCGGGTGTCGGTGATATAGGCGATCGATTTGCCCCCCGCGTGAAACACCAGGCCGTAGGTTTCCACCGGATGCCGGTGACGCAGCGGTGTTTCGAATTTCAGTCCTTCAAGGTCGTATTTGCCGCCTTCTTCGAGCGTGATCACCTCGTCCAGGAATTTCCGCAGGTAGGAGAACATCACCGGCTCGGGCCCGAAGGCGTCGGCGGGGGCATAGAATTTGCCCTTGCCGCGGAAGCCGCCGCCGGTCATGGCCTCGATCATGACGTTGACGTCGCCGGAGTGGTCCAGGTGGCGGTGGGATAGCATGACGGCGTCCAGTGTTTCCGCCCGCAGCTTGCGCTTGTTTACCTGGACGATGCAGCCGGGTCCCGGATCGACCAGGACGTTTTTCCCATCGAGAGACAGCCACAGCCCGCCGGAGGCCAGTATCTGGTGAGCCACCATGATGCGGGCGCCGCCGGTGCCAAGGAACGTTATCGTGTTATCTGCTCTAACGGATTCAGACATAACCGTCCAAGTATAGCGGGATTCCGGTACCGACGCTATTCAGTATTTACTCTCCGCCGTGCTATTATCTAGGCATTATGAAAGATGTCGAATGGAGGCAGGCATGAACGACCGTCGATTTCTAGTGATCGCCGGCATCCTCGCGGTAGCGCTATCGGTTGTGCTGTACGCGCTCCACTACGTCATCTTCGCTGACGCCCACCACATCTTCATCTTTACGCTTCACGATATCGCTTTTCTCCCTCTCGAGGTATTTCTGGTCGTCGTCGTCATTGAGCGCCTGCTGGCGCAGCGAGAGAAGAAGGCTCTCAATTCCAAGCTCAATATGGTCGTCGGAGTCTTTTTCATGGCGGTGGGCAACCGGTTGCTGGCTGAACTCCTGACCGATTTTTGCGAGCGGGAAACGCTCTATGGCCATTTCCAGATAAGCAAGGAGTGGCAGCCTCAGGATTTCCGGCGTGCCCGCGCTGAGGCGCTCAAGATACGGCTGGAGGTGGACTTCGATCGCATTGACCTTAATGGCATTAAAGTATTCCTGGGCGAGCAGCGGCCTTTCCTGATGA contains:
- a CDS encoding MBL fold metallo-hydrolase yields the protein MSESVRADNTITFLGTGGARIMVAHQILASGGLWLSLDGKNVLVDPGPGCIVQVNKRKLRAETLDAVMLSHRHLDHSGDVNVMIEAMTGGGFRGKGKFYAPADAFGPEPVMFSYLRKFLDEVITLEEGGKYDLEGLKFETPLRHRHPVETYGLVFHAGGKSIAYITDTRYFDGLIDTYKADLLIINVVLTEPRPTVDHLTLDDAEKIIAGIKPKAAILTHFGMNVWRAHPWEAAEGMTNRTGIKVIAARDGMVFQLSELDKNTKS